A window from Citrus sinensis cultivar Valencia sweet orange chromosome 5, DVS_A1.0, whole genome shotgun sequence encodes these proteins:
- the LOC102611753 gene encoding kinesin-like protein KIN-7C, mitochondrial — protein sequence MSASSGPRRSSISPFRSRKSPAQPPPPAKPTGRPATPSSTTSSRPPSRLSASPAASVSHSPSPTTLPLDRPETSKSKENVMVTVRFRPLSPREVNKGDEIAWYADGDYTVRNEYNPSIAYGFDKVFGPATTTRHVYDVAAQHVVNGAMQGINGTVFAYGVTSSGKTHTMHGEQKSPGIIPLAVKDVFGIIQETPGREFLLRVSYLEIYNEVINDLLDPTGQNLRIREDAQGTYVEGIKEEVVLSPAHALSLIATGEEHRHVGSNNFNLLSSRSHTIFTLTIESSPTGENQGEEDVTLSQLNLIDLAGSESSKTETTGLRRKEGSYINKSLLTLGTVISKLTDEKATHIPYRDSKLTRLLQSSLSGHGRISLICTVTPASSNSEETHNTLKFAHRSKHVEIKASQNKIMDEKSLIKKYQKEITFLKQELQQLKRGMMDNPHMAASSQDDLVNLKLQLEAGQVKLQSRLEEEEQEKAALLGRIQRLTKLILVSTKNSMPSSIPERPGHRRRHSFGEDELAYLPDRKREYIIDDDAGSYVSELSAEARDDITNLDELVKDYKKSRRRGMLGWFKMRKPENLVGFSPSADSGSSSSVSPASSSKSLHHRVTFNDIKDGRRKSISKRGDDSAGDSFPERTKAGDLFSATVAGRRLPPSGTTITDQMDLLHEQMKMLAGEVALCTSSLKRLSEQAASNSEDSHLREHMQKLKDEISEKKLQIRVLEQRMIGSVERTPHTLSTTEMSQALSKLTTQLNEKTFELEIKSADNRILQEQLQMKISENTEMQETILLLRQQIDSLSNKMSGSPEQMAENDGIPLKPCSEEISQQKNAWRNGLGSCEETFVDEHTPTSVMSLNRIFSHEESNLNSQVLMQAAEIENLKQERVKLVEERDGLEIHSQKLAEEASYAKELASSAAVELRNLAEEVTRLSYENAKLNSELAAAKEALSRSNFCQMSAPYEFKQSNSNGVRWKTEDGLLVEELQKELSARYQREADLEAALSEREQVEGELRKRIDEAKRHEEDLENELANMWVLIAKMRNSGINGEDMSSRGVHALKIPRTGIKNGFMPSNPRSLKLSEEDDVCENVDGVSSFEELSASHQTERRKCKELESLISRLKGEDISGLDVAALEELQNFHVEAITKICHAKCASHVL from the exons ATGTCCGCCTCAAGCGGGCCCCGCAGGTCCTCCATTTCCCCCTTCCGTTCGCGCAAGTCACCTGCCCAACCGCCGCCTCCAGCAAAGCCGACCGGTAGGCCCGCGACTCCGTCTTCAACGACGTCGTCTCGGCCGCCCTCGAGGCTGTCTGCTTCTCCAGCAGCGTCAGTGAGCCACAGCCCCAGCCCGACCACTCTGCCTCTTGACCGGCCAGAAACCAGCAAGTCCAAAGAAAATGTGATGGTCACCGTCAGGTTCCGCCCCCTCAG TCCACGGGAGGTAAATAAAGGAGACGAGATAGCGTGGTATGCAGATGGTGATTACACTGTGAGGAACGAGTACAATCCTTCTATTGCTTATGGTTTTG ATAAGGTGTTTGGTCCGGCAACAACAACACGCCATGTGTATGATGTTGCTGCTCAGCATGTTGTAAATGGAGCCATGCAAGGGATAAATG GCACAGTGTTTGCGTATGGTGTTACTAGCAGTGGGAAGACTCATACAATGCAT GGGGAGCAAAAGTCACCTGGAATTATTCCATTAGCAGTGAAGGATGTTTTTGGAATTATTCAAGAG ACACCTGGGCGGGAGTTCCTTCTTCGTGTTTCATACTTGGAAATTTACAATGAG GTCATCAATGACTTGCTTGATCCAACGGGCCAGAACCTTAGAATACGAGAGGATGCTCAG GGAACTTATGTTGAGGGAATTAAAGAGGAGGTTGTCTTGTCTCCTGCTCATGCTCTATCCCTCATAGCAACTGGAGAAG AGCATAGGCATGTGGGTTCTAATAATTTCAATCTCCTTAGCAGTCGAAGCCACACTATATTCACCCTG ACTATTGAGAGCAGTCCCACTGGAGAAAATCAAGGGGAAGAAGATGTGACTTTGTCCCAATTG AATTTAATTGATCTTGCTGGATCTGAAAGTTCTAAAACTGAAACAACTGGGTTGCGGAGAAAAGAGGGTTcatacataaataaaagctTACTTACTCTTGGCACT GTGATTTCTAAACTAACAGATGAAAAAGCAACTCATATCCCCTATCGAGATTCAAAACTCACTCGTCTGTTGCAGTCATCCCTTAGTGGCCATGGACGAATTTCT CTTATTTGCACTGTTACACCGGCCTCTAGTAATAGTGAAGAGACACACAACACATTAAAGTTTGCCCATCGGAGCAAGCATGTGGAAATTAAGGCTTCTCAGAATAAG ATTATGGACGAGAAGTCTCTCATAAAAAAgtaccaaaaagaaattacctTTTTAAAGCAAGAACTGCAACAATTGAAGCGTGGAATGATGGACAATCCTCATATGGCTGCATCATCCCAAGATGATCTGGTTAATTTGAAGCTTCAG CTGGAGGCGGGTCAGGTTAAATTGCAGTCAAGATTAGAGGAAGAGGAGCAGGAGAAGGCAGCTCTACTGGGGAGGATTCAGCGATTGACCAAATTAATATTGGTTTCGACTAAAAATTCCATGCCATCAAGCATTCCTGAAAGGCCTGGCCATAGAAGGAGGCATTCTTTCGGGGAAGATGAG CTTGCATATTTGCCCGATAGAAAACGGGAGTACATCATCGATGATGATGCTGGAAGCTATGTGTCAGAGCTTTCAGCAGAAGCAAGGGATGACATCACTAATCTAGATGAATTGGTTAAAGATTACAAAAAGAGTAGGAGGCGTGGAATGCTTGGATGGTTTAAAATGAGA AAGCCTGAGAATCTGGTTGGATTCTCACCAAGTGCTGACAGTGGAAGTTCCTCCAGTGTGTCACCTGCATCTTCATCAAAGTCATTACATCATAGAGTCACGTTCAATGATATAAAGGATGGACGGAGAAAATCAATCAGTAAAAGGGGAGATGATTCTGCTGGTGATTCATTTCCAGAAAGAACCAAAGCGGGTGATTTATTTAGTGCAACTGTTGCGGGTCGCCGTTTACCTCCA aGTGGTACTACTATCACAGATCAAATGGATCTTCTTCATGAGCAGATGAAAATGTTAGCTGGGGAAGTGGCATTGTGCACAAGCTCGCTGAAAAGACTGTCAGAACAAGCAGCTAGTAACTCTGAAGATTCACACCTTAGG GAGCACATGCAGAAGTTGAAGGATGAAATCAGTGAAAAGAAGCTTCAGATACGTGTCCTGGAGCAACGAATGATTGGATCAGTCGAGAGGACTCCACATACATTGAGTACTACTGAGATGTCGCAG GCTTTGTCCAAGCTTACTACTCAGCTTAATGAAAAAACCTTCGAACTGGAG ATTAAGTCAGCCGATAATAGGATACTTCAGGAACAACTACAGATGAAG ATATCAGAGAATACAGAAATGCAAGAAACTATTCTTCTGTTAAGGCAACAGATTGATTCATTATCCAATAAAATGTCTGGTAGTCCAGAACAAATGGCAGAGAATGACGGCATTCCACTCAAACCTTGTTCTGAAGAGATATCACAACAAAAGAATGCATGGAGGAATGGTCTTGGGTCATGTGAAGAGACTTTTGTTGATGAACATACACCAACCAGTGTCATGAGCTTAAATAGAATATTTTCCCACGAGGAGTCTAACTTGAATTCCCAAGTTCTTATGCAG GCTGCTGAAATAGAGAATCTGAAACAAGAGAGAGTGAAGCTGGTTGAAGAAAGGGATGGTCTTGAAATTCACAGTCAAAAACTGGCAGAGGAAGCTTCTTATGCAAAAGAGTTGGCTTCATCTGCAGCGGTTGAGCTCCGAAACTTGGCTGAAGAAGTAACCAGACTTTCTTATGAAAATGCAAAACTGAATAGTGAGCTTGCTGCTGCAAAAGAAGCCCTTTCCAGATCTAACTTCTGTCAGATGTCTGCCCCTTATGAATTCAAGCAAAGTAACTCCAATGGTGTTCGATGGAAAACAGAGGATGGACTTCTGGTCGAGGAGTTGCAAAAAGAACTTAGTGCTAGATATCAGAGGGAAGCTGATCTGGAAGCTGCATTATCTGAGAGAGAACAAGTAGAAGGTGAGctaagaaaaagaattgatgAAGCAAAACGgcatgaagaagatttggaaAATGAGCTTGCAAATATGTGGGTGCTGATTGCAAAGATGAGAAACTCTGGCATTAATGGTGAGGACATGTCTTCTAGAGGGGTCCATGCATTAAAAATTCCACGAACAGGGATTAAAAATGGATTTATGCCATCTAATCCGCGTTCGCTTAAACTATCTGAAGAGGATGATGTCTGTGAAAATGTGGATGGTGTAAGCTCATTTGAAGAGTTGAGTGCTAGCCATCAGACTGAGAGAAGAAAATGCAAAGAACTGGAAAGCCTTATTTCCAGACTGAAG GGGGAAGATATCAGTGGTCTGGATGTTGCAGCCCTAGAAGAACTGCAGAATTTTCATGTTGAGGCTATAACAAAAATTTGCCATGCAAAG TGTGCTAGTCATGTCTTATAG
- the LOC102612743 gene encoding replication factor C subunit 3 produces the protein MAEAETVSLMDFDEDENQNLKPKDNGKNVIVSGTPPDIKASPWVEKYRPQSLADVAAHRDIVDTIDRLTSENRLPHLLLYGPPGTGKTSTILAVARKLYGAQYHNMILELNASDDRGIDVVRQQIQDFASTQSFSFGVKASVKLVLLDEADAMTKDAQFALRRVIEKYTKNTRFALICNQVNKIIPALQSRCTRFRFAPLEPVHVTERLKHVIEAEGLDVTEGGLAALVRLCNGDMRKALNILQSTHMASQQITEEAVYLCTGNPLPKDIEQISYWLLNESFADSFKRISEMKMRKGLALVDIVREVTMFVFKIKMPSDVRVRLMNDLADIEYRLSFGCNDKLQLGSIISTFTQARSAIVAAAK, from the exons ATGGCGGAAGCGGAAACGGTGTCGCTTATGGACTTCGACGAAGACGAGAACCAGAACTTGAAACCAAAAGACAACGGGAAAAACGTCATCGTTTCAGGCACGCCACCCGACATTAAAGCCTCTCCTTGGGTCGAAAAGTACCGACCTCAGTCCCTCGCTGACGTGGCCGCTCATCGCGACATTGTTGATacca TTGATAGGTTGACTAGCGAGAACAGACTGCCCCATCTTCTGCTGTATGGTCCTCCCGGCACAGGCAAAACATCTACCATTCTTGCTGTTGCACGGAAGCTTTATGGAGCACAATATCACAATATGATTCTGGAGCTGAATGCGTCTGATGATAGAGGAATTGACGTTGTGCGGCAACAGATCCAAGATTTTGCTAGCACTCAAAGCTTCTCATTTGG TGTAAAGGCATCAGTCAAGCTGGTCTTGCTTGATGAGGCTGATGCCATGACAAAGGATGCTCAGTTTGCCTTGCGTAGAG tgattgagaaATACACGAAGAACACTAGGTTTGCGCTTATCTGTAATCAGGTCAACAAGATTATTCCAGCACTGCAGTCTAGATGTACCAGATTCCGATTTGCTCCTCTTGAACCTGTTCATGTGACTGAGCGTCTCAAACATGTAATAGAGGCTGAAGG CCTTGATGTAACCGAGGGTGGCTTGGCAGCGCTTGTACGGCTTTGCAATGGTGATATGAGAAAGGCCTTGAACATTTTGCAG TCAACACATATGGCGTCTCAGCAAATTACAGAAGAAGCTGTATACTTGTGCACTGGAAACCCTTTGCCCAAGGACATTGAGCAAATATCTTACTGGCTTCTGAACGAATCATTTGCGGATAGTTTCAAGC GAATATctgaaatgaaaatgaggaAAGGATTGGCGTTGGTAGATATTGTGAGGGAAGTGACAAT GTTTGTTTTTAAGATTAAGATGCCATCGGATGTTCGAGTCCGGCTAATGAATGATTTGGCTGACATAGA GTATAGGTTGAGTTTTGGATGCAATGATAAGTTACAGCTTGGATCAATCATTTCTACTTTCACGCAAGCTCGATCTGCTATTGTTGCTGCTGCAAAATAG
- the LOC102613053 gene encoding protein CELLULOSE SYNTHASE INTERACTIVE 3: MQMSKSPSPEPQAHGFSSTSQPRESNGTSAMDDPESTMSTVAKFLEQLHANMSSPQERELITMRILTIAKAKKEARLLIGSHAQAMPLFISILRSGTPLAKVNVAATLSVLCKDEDLRLKVLLGGCIPPLLSLLKSESTETRKAAAEALYEVSSGGLSDDHVGMKIFVTEGVVPTLWDQLNPKNKQDNVVQGFVTGALRNLCGDKDGYWRATLEAGGVDIIVGLLSSDNAAAQSNAASLLARLMLAFGDSIPTVIDSGAVKALVQLVGQNNDISVRASAADALEALSSKSIKAKKAIVAADGVPVLIGAIVAPSKECMQGQRGQALQGHATRALANIYGGMPALVVYLGELSQSPRLAAPVADIIGALAYALMVFEQKSGVDDEPFDARQIEDILVMLLKPHDNKLVQERVLEAMASLYGNIFLSQWVCHAEAKKVLIGLITMATADVREYLILSLTKLCRREVGIWEAIGKREGIQLLISLLGLSSEQHQEYAVQLIAILTEQVDDSKWAITAAGGIPPLVQLLEAGSQKAREVAAHVLWILCCHSEDIRACVESAGAVPAFLWLLKSGGPKGQDASAMALTKLIRAADSATINQLLALLLGDSPSSKAHVIKVLGHVLTMALQEDLVQKGSAANKGLRSLVQVLNSSNEENQEYAASVLADLFSMRQDICGSLATDEIVNPCMRLLTSNTQMVATQSARALGALSRPTKTKTTNKMSYIAEGDVKPLIKLAKTSSIDAAETAVAALANLLSDPDIAAEVLLEDVVSALTRVLAEGTSEGKKNASRALHQLLKHFPVGDVLKGNAQCRFVVLTLVDSLNAMDMNGTDVADALEVVALLARTKQGLNFTYPPWAALAEVPSSIEPLVCCLAEGPPPLQDKAIEILSRLCGDQPAVLGDFLIARSSSIGALADRIMHSSSLEVRVGGAALLICAAKEHKKQSMDALDLSGYLKPLIYALVDMMKQNSSCSSLDIEVRTPRGYMERTAFQEADDFDVPDPATILGGTVALWLLLIISSFLRNNNVTVMEAGALEALSDKLASYTSNPQAEFEDTEGIWISALFLAILFQDANIVLSPATMRIIPALALLLRSDEVIDRFFAAQAMASLVCSGSKGIILAIANSGAVAGLITLIGHIESDTPNLVALSEEFFLVRYPDEVVLEKLFEIEDVRVGSTARKSIPLLVDILRPIPDRPGAPPVAVRLLTQIVDGSDTNKLIMAEAGGLDALTKYLSLSPQDSTEATITELFRILFSNPDLIRYEASLSSLNQLIAVLHLGSRGARLSAARALHQLFDAENIKDSDLAGQAVPPLVDMLTAASECELEVALVALVKLTSGNTSKACLLTDIDGNLLESLYKILSSNSSLELKRNAAELCFIMFGNAKIIANPIASECIQPLISLMQSDLSIVVESAVCAFERLLDDEQQVELVEGYDVVDLLVRLVSGTNHRLVEATVCALIKLGKDRTPRKLQMVKAGIIDNCLDLLPVAPSALCSTIAELFRILTNSSAIARSSDAAKIVEPLFMVLLQPDFSLWGQHSALQALVNILEKPQSLVTLKLTPSQVIEPLLSFLESPSHAIQQLGTELLTHLLAQEHFQQDITTKNAVVPLVQLAGIGILNLQQTAVKALEKISTSWPKAVADAGGIFEIAKVIIQDDPQPPHSLWESAALVLSNVLRFNTEYYFKVPVVVLVKMLHSTLESTITVALNALLIHERTDASSAEQMTQAGVIDALLDLLRSHQCEETSGRLLEALFNNGRIRQMKVSKYAIAPLSQYLLDPQTRSESGKLLAALALGDLSQHEGLARASASVSACRALISLLEDQSTDEMKMVAICALQNFVMCSRTNRRAVAEAGGILVVQELLLSTNAEVAGQAALLTKFLFSNHTLQEYVSNELIRSLTAALERELWSTATINEEVLRTLHVIFMNFPKLHTSEAATLCIPHLVGALKSGSEAAQGSVLDTLCLLRNSWSTMPIDVAKSQAMIAAEAIPILQMLMKTCPPSFHERADSLLHCLPGCLTVTIKRGNNLKQTMGTTNAFCRLTIGNGPPRQTKVVSHSISPEWKEGFTWAFDVPPKGQKLHIICKSKNTFGKSTLGKVTIQIDKVVTEGVYSGLFNLNHDNNKDSSSRTLEIEIIWSNRISDESI, encoded by the exons ATGCAAATGTCAAAGTCTCCCTCCCCTGAACCTCAAGCGCACGGATTCTCATCTACTTCTCAACCTAG GGAATCTAATGGAACATCAGCAATGGACGATCCAGAAAGTACGATGTCGACAGTTGCCAAGTTTCTCGAACAACTACATGCCAACATGTCTTCACCACAGGAGAGAGAGCTTATTACAATGCGCATACTAACAATTGCCAAAGCAAAGAAGGAGGCTAGACTACTTATTGGGTCTCATGCCCAAGCAATGCCGTTGTTCATATCCATTCTTAGGAGTGGAACCCCTTTGGCAAAAGTAAATGTTGCTGCAACTCTGAGTGTTTTATGCAAAGATGAAGACTTACGATTGAAGGTGCTTCTAGGTGGATGCATTCCACCGTTACTCTCGCTTTTGAAGTCCGAATCCACTGAGACAAGAAAGGCCGCAGCAGAGGCTCTATATGAAGTTTCCTCTGGTGGTCTTTCAGATGATCATGTTGGTATGAAGATATTTGTAACAGAAGGTGTAGTTCCCACCTTATGGGATCAGCTCAATCCAAAAAACAAGCAGGACAATGTGGTACAGGGTTTCGTTACAGGGGCTTTGAGAAATCTTTGTGGAGACAAGGATGGCTATTGGAGAGCGACACTTGAGGCTGGGGGAGTGGATATCATTGTTGGTCTACTGTCTTCTGATAATGCTGCTGCCCAGTCCAATGCAGCTTCTCTGTTAGCTCGTTTGATGTTGGCTTTTGGTGATAGCATCCCCACAGTAATAGATTCAGGAGCTGTCAAAGCTTTGGTCCAGCTCGTGGGTCAGAATAATGATATTTCTGTTCGTGCTAGTGCTGCTGATGCTTTGGAGGCACTTTCTTCAAAGTCAATTAAAGCCAAGAAGGCCATTGTGGCTGCTGATGGTGTTCCAGTTCTCATTGGAGCTATTGTTGCTCCTTCTAAAGAGTGTATGCAAGGTCAGCGTGGCCAGGCTCTGCAGGGACATGCCACTCGTGCTTTAGCAAACATTTATGGTGGAATGCCTGCTTTAGTAGTATATCTTGGTGAACTATCACAGTCTCCTCGCCTAGCTGCCCCAGTTGCTGATATAATAGGAGCACTTGCCTATGCTCTGATGGTCTTCGAGCAAAAATCTGGTGTTGATGACGAACCTTTTGATGCAAGACAGATAGAGGATATTTTAGTGATGCTATTAAAGCCTCATGATAATAAGCTGGTTCAAGAGCGTGTCCTTGAGGCTATGGCGAGCTTGTATGGCAACATCTTCCTTTCACAATGGGTCTGCCATGCAGAAGCAAAGAAGGTGCTTATAGGACTCATAACAATGGCTACTGCTGATGTGCGGGAGTATCTGATACTTTCTTTAACCAAATTATGCCGTCGGGAGGTTGGCATTTGGGAGGCCATTGGCAAGAGAGAAGGAATTCAGTTGCTGATATCATTGCTGGGTTTATCTAGTGAGCAGCATCAAGAATATGCTGTTCAGTTGATAGCAATCTTGACTGAACAGGTTGATGACAGCAAATGGGCTATTACTGCTGCCGGTGGAATTCCTCCATTGGTACAGCTGTTAGAAGCTGGATCTCAGAAGGCAAGGGAGGTTGCAGCTCATGTTCTGTGGATTTTGTGCTGTCACAGCGAAGACATTCGTGCATGTGTTGAAAGTGCCGGAGCTGTTCCGGCATTCTTATGGCTTCTAAAAAGTGGTGGACCGAAAGGTCAGGACGCCTCAGCTATGGCACTTACAAAGCTTATCCGAGCAGCTGATTCTGCCACAATTAATCAGTTACTCGCTTTGCTTCTAGGAGACTCACCAAGCTCAAAGGCCCATGTTATTAAAGTTCTGGGTCATGTGCTTACAATGGCATTACAAGAAGATCTTGTGCAGAAGGGATCTGCTGCCAATAAAGGGCTGAGATCCCTTGTCCAGGTTCTCAATTCATCCAATGAAGAAAACCAAGAGTATGCAGCTTCTGTACTAGCTGATCTATTCAGTATGAGACAAGATATCTGCGGTAGTCTTGCAACTGATGAGATTGTGAATCCATGTATGAGGCTTTTGACCAGCAATACTCAAATGGTTGCCACACAGTCAGCTCGAGCGCTGGGTGCTCTTTCTCGTCCaacaaaaactaaaactaCAAACAAAATGTCATATATTGCAGAAGGGGATGTCAAGCCTTTGATTAAGTTGGCTAAAACTTCTTCTATTGATGCTGCTGAAACTGCAGTTGCTGCACTGGCCAATCTTCTCTCTGACCCCGACATTGCTGCAGAAGTGCTGCTAGAAGATGTTGTTTCAGCTTTGACAAGAGTTTTGGCTGAAGGGACTTCAGAAGGGAAGAAGAATGCATCACGAGCCCTTCATCAGTTACTTAAGCATTTTCCAGTTGGTGACGTACTCAAAGGAAATGCACAATGCCGCTTTGTTGTTCTTACGCTTGTTGATTCCTTAAATGCAATGGATATGAATGGGACTGATGTTGCTGACGCTTTAGAAGTAGTTGCACTTCTTGCAAGGACAAAGCAAGGCTTGAACTTCACTTATCCGCCATGGGCTGCCCTTGCTGAGGTTCCGTCGAGCATAGAGCCTCTTGTGTGCTGTCTAGCTGAGGGACCTCCTCCATTGCAAGATAAGGCAATAGAAATTTTGTCAAGGCTTTGTGGGGATCAACCAGCTGTTCTTGGTGATTTTTTGATAGCAAGATCAAGTTCCATTGGTGCTTTAGCTGATAGAATCATGCATTCATCCAGTCTTGAAGTGAGAGTTGGAGGGGCAGCATTACTCATATGTGCTGCAAAAGAGCACAAAAAACAATCAATGGATGCTCTTGATCTGTCAGGATATTTAAAACCTCTTATATATGCTTTAGTGGATATGATGAAGCAGAATTCTAGCTGTTCCTCTTTAGATATTGAAGTCAGAACTCCAAGAGGTTATATGGAAAGAACTGCATTTCAGGAAGCTGATGACTTCGATGTTCCTGATCCAGCGACTATCTTGGGGGGTACAGTAGCCTTGTGGTtgcttttaataatttcttccTTTCTTAGAAACAATAATGTCACTGTAATGGAAGCTGGTGCGCTTGAGGCTCTCTCTGACAAACTTGCTAGTTATACTTCCAATCCACAG GCTGAATTTGAAGATACTGAGGGTATTTGGATTAGTGCCTTGTTCCTGGCCATTTTGTTTCAAGATGCAAATATTGTTCTGTCTCCTGCAACTATGCGCATCATACCTGCACTTGCTCTTCTGCTGAGATCTGATGAAGTGATTGATAGATTTTTCGCTGCACAGGCAATGGCTAGTCTTGTTTGTAGTGGAAGTAAGGGAATAATTCTTGCTATTGCAAATTCAGGTGCTGTTGCTGGGTTGATAACACTAATCGGTCACATAGAATCTGATACGCCAAATCTTGTAGCTTTATCAGAAGAATTTTTCTTGGTGAGATATCCTGATGAAGTTGTTTTGgaaaaactttttgaaatcgAGGATGTAAGAGTTGGCTCTACTGCACGCAAATCTATTCCTCTGTTAGTGGATATCTTGAGACCAATACCAGATAGGCCAGGTGCCCCTCCTGTTGCTGTTCGACTCTTAACCCAGATTGTCGATGGTAGtgatacaaataaattaatcatggCTGAAGCCGGAGGTCTGGATGCTTTAACGAAATACCTGTCCTTGAGCCCTCAAGACTCAACAGAAGCCACCATAACAGAATTATTTAGAATATTGTTTAGCAATCCTGATCTTATTCGATATGAAGCATCACTTAGTTCCTTGAACCAACTCATAGCTGTTCTACATCTGGGATCAAGAGGTGCTAGACTTAGTGCCGCAAGGGCCCTCCATCAACTTTTTGATGCCGAGAACATTAAAGATTCTGACTTAGCCGGGCAGGCCGTTCCACCATTGGTTGATATGCTTACTGCTGCATCAGAGTGTGAGCTAGAGGTTGCTCTTGTTGCTTTGGTTAAGTTGACATCAGGAAATACTTCAAAAGCATGTTTATTGACTGATATAGATGGAAATCTACTTGAAAGtctatacaaaatattatcatCCAATTCCTCCTTGgaattgaagagaaatgcTGCAGAACTTTGTTTCATTATGTTTGGTAATGCTAAGATCATCGCAAATCCAATTGCTTCTGAATGCATACAACCCCTTATATCACTCATGCAGTCTGATTTAAGTATTGTTGTGGAATCTGCGGTTTGTGCTTTTGAGAGATTATTGGATGACGAGCAACAGGTTGAGCTTGTAGAAGGTTATGATGTGGTAGATCTCCTTGTTCGCTTGGTGTCTGGGACAAACCATCGACTTGTTGAAGCTACTGTGTGTGCTCTTATAAAGTTGGGGAAAGACCGGACCCCGCGCAAATTGCAGATGGTTAAAGCTGGTATTATTGACAATTGTCTTGACCTTCTTCCTGTTGCACCCAGTGCATTGTGCTCTACCATTGCTGAACTATTCCGCATTTTGACGAATAGCAGTGCAATTGCTAGGAGCTCTGATGCTGCAAAGATAGTAGAACCACTTTTCATGGTTTTACTTCAACCAGACTTCAGTCTGTGGGGACAGCACAGCGCTTTGCAAGCGCTCGtgaatattttagaaaaaccACAGAGCCTTGTAACTTTAAAGCTTACTCCAAGCCAAGTCATTGAGCCTTTACTATCATTTTTGGAATCTCCATCTCATGCTATCCAACAGCTTGGCACAGAATTGTTGACTCATCTACTTGCACAGGAGCATTTCCAGCAGGACATCACCACAAAAAATGCAGTTGTCCCACTTGTGCAGCTTGCTGGAATTGGAATATTGAACCTACAGCAAACAGCAGTAAAAGCATTGGAAAAGATCTCCACAAGCTGGCCGAAAGCAGTTGCTGATGCTGGAGGTATTTTTGAGATTGCAAAAGTTATTATTCAAGATGATCCTCAACCGCCTCATTCATTGTGGGAATCAGCTGCCTTGGTGCTCTCCAATGTTCTGCGTTTCAACActgaatattattttaaagttccAGTTGTGGTTCTGGTCAAAATGTTGCACTCAACACTGGAGAGCACCATCACTGTGGCTCTTAACGCTTTACTCATTCATGAAAGGACTGATGCTTCAAGCGCTGAACAGATGACTCAAGCTGGTGTCATagatgctttgttggatttactAAGATCCCATCAGTGTGAAGAAACTTCAGGAAGGTTGCTTGAAGCTTTGTTTAACAATGGGAGGATACGGCAGATGAAGGTATCCAAGTATGCAATTGCACCTTTATCACAGTATCTGTTAGACCCCCAAACCAGATCAGAGTCTGGCAAGCTTCTTGCAGCCCTTGCCCTCGGGGACCTCTCTCAGCATGAAGGACTAGCTAGAGCCAGTGCTTCAGTTTCTGCATGTCGTGCACTGATAAGCTTGCTAGAGGATCAATCAACAgatgaaatgaaaatggttGCAATTTGTGCATTGCAGAACTTTGTTATGTGCAGTAGAACTAATAGGAGAGCTGTTGCAGAAGCTGGTGGCATATTAGTTGTTCAAGAGCTATTATTGTCTACCAATGCAGAAGTAGCTGGACAGGCAGCATTGCtaaccaaatttttattttccaatcaCACACTCCAAGAGTATGTTTCAAATGAGCTTATCAGATCTTTGACAG CTGCACTAGAGAGAGAGTTGTGGTCCACTGCAACAATTAATGAAGAGGTTTTGAGGACCTTACATGTGATATTTATGAACTTTCCTAAACTTCATACTTCTGAAGCAGCCACTCTATGTATCCCGCATTTGGTTGGAGCACTCAAGTCTGGCAGTGAGGCTGCTCAGGGGTCTGTGTTAGATACACTATGCTTGTTAAGAAATTCTTGGTCGACTATGCCAATAGATGTTGCAAAGTCTCAAGCCATGATTGCCGCTGAAGCAATTCCTATTCTGCAAATGCTCATGAAAACTTGCCCACCAAGTTTCCATGAGAGAGCGGACAGCTTGCTGCACTGCTTACCTGGGTGTTTGACCGTTACCATTAAGCGTGGCAACAACCTAAAGCAGACAATGGGAACCACTAATGCATTTTGCCGATTGACAATAGGCAATGGTCCTCCACGGCAAACCAAG gtTGTGAGCCACAGTATTTCTCCAGAGTGGAAAGAAGGATTTACATGGGCCTTTGATGTACCTCCAAAAGGACAAAAACTCCACATCATatgcaaaagcaaaaatactTTTGGAAAG TCAACGCTTGGGAAAGTTACAATCCAAATTGACAAAGTTGTTACGGAAGGTGTATACAGTGGTTTGTTCAACCTAAATCATGACAACAACAAAGACAGCTCCTCCAGAACGCTTGAAATTGAGATTATCTGGTCCAACCGGATATCAGATGAAAGCATATAA